The following proteins come from a genomic window of Bacteroidales bacterium:
- the prfB gene encoding peptide chain release factor 2 (programmed frameshift), producing the protein MISKEKIQDLLKRKDALRGIFDIENKEKIIAEKEKESQNQDFWNDSKLAEQKLKELSKLKSWVKDFNNIIVSLDDLEIIYDFFEAGESSEKELEEVFQTALTFIEELEFRRMLSNDEDELNAILKINPGAGGTESTDWAEMLMRMYIRWGERNNYKVKQLYYQAGDEAGIKSVTLEFEGEYAYGYLKSESGVHRLVRISPFDSGNRRHTSFASVFVSPAIDDSIEIEINPADITWETFRSGGAGGQSVNKIETGVRVRHKPSGIAVENTESRSQHTNKENALRILKSHLYEIELRKKQEKQAEIEGNKMKIEWGSQIRNYVMHPYKLVKDNRTGHETSDVNGVMDGDLNTFIKKYLMLKGGK; encoded by the exons ATGATAAGCAAAGAAAAAATACAGGATTTATTAAAGCGTAAAGATGCATTAAGG GGTATCTTTGACATTGAAAACAAAGAAAAAATAATAGCAGAAAAAGAAAAAGAGTCTCAAAATCAAGACTTTTGGAATGACTCAAAACTTGCAGAACAAAAATTAAAGGAACTTTCAAAGTTAAAGTCATGGGTTAAAGATTTTAATAATATCATAGTTTCATTAGATGATTTAGAAATTATCTATGACTTTTTTGAAGCCGGCGAAAGTTCCGAAAAAGAATTAGAAGAAGTTTTTCAAACTGCCTTAACATTTATTGAAGAATTAGAATTTCGAAGAATGTTAAGTAATGACGAGGACGAATTGAATGCAATTCTTAAAATTAATCCGGGTGCAGGCGGAACAGAAAGCACAGATTGGGCCGAAATGTTAATGCGAATGTATATTCGTTGGGGAGAAAGGAACAACTATAAGGTTAAACAACTATATTATCAAGCAGGTGATGAAGCAGGAATTAAATCTGTTACACTTGAATTTGAGGGTGAATATGCTTACGGGTATTTAAAAAGTGAAAGCGGTGTTCATCGCTTGGTTCGAATTTCACCATTTGATTCCGGAAACAGAAGACATACATCTTTTGCCTCAGTTTTTGTTTCCCCTGCAATAGATGATTCTATTGAAATAGAGATAAACCCTGCAGATATAACTTGGGAAACTTTTCGCTCGGGAGGTGCAGGAGGACAAAGTGTAAATAAAATTGAAACAGGAGTAAGGGTTCGACATAAACCATCAGGAATTGCTGTTGAAAATACAGAATCTCGTTCACAGCATACTAATAAGGAAAATGCTTTAAGAATTTTAAAATCTCATTTATACGAAATTGAATTAAGAAAAAAACAAGAAAAGCAGGCAGAAATAGAAGGAAATAAAATGAAGATTGAATGGGGTTCTCAAATAAGAAATTATGTTATGCACCCTTATAAATTAGTAAAAGATAACAGAACCGGACATGAAACTTCTGATGTAAACGGAGTAATGGACGGAGACTTAAATACATTCATAAAGAAATATTTGATGCTGAAAGGAGGAAAATAA
- a CDS encoding class I SAM-dependent methyltransferase codes for MSITHYFSKNPDKRAKFIFNLIAPLYGKLDNKLQEGFKYSSIELDKEIMVTGKTVLDIGSGTGAWGASINKLGALKTEGIDFSEKMVKQAKKNHPGINFSVADAESLSDFEDNSFDIVTASFVLHGVKKEKRKKMLNEMKRISKKYVVLHDFIGRTPVFIRFLEFLERSDYKNFKKNFCSELEEKFPKTTKISSKFGSGLYIAEKNKNENIS; via the coding sequence ATGTCAATTACACACTACTTTTCAAAAAACCCGGATAAGCGAGCAAAATTTATTTTTAATCTAATTGCTCCTTTATACGGAAAATTAGACAATAAATTACAAGAAGGGTTTAAATACTCTTCAATTGAATTGGATAAAGAAATTATGGTAACAGGCAAAACTGTTTTGGATATAGGTTCGGGAACAGGTGCCTGGGGTGCATCAATAAATAAATTGGGAGCATTAAAAACTGAAGGAATTGATTTTTCGGAAAAAATGGTAAAACAAGCAAAAAAAAATCATCCCGGCATTAATTTTTCAGTTGCTGATGCAGAAAGTTTATCCGATTTTGAAGATAATTCATTTGATATTGTTACTGCATCATTTGTTTTACACGGAGTTAAAAAAGAAAAAAGAAAGAAAATGCTCAATGAAATGAAAAGAATTTCAAAAAAATATGTTGTCTTGCATGATTTTATCGGAAGAACACCTGTTTTTATAAGGTTCTTAGAATTTCTGGAAAGAAGTGATTACAAAAACTTTAAGAAAAACTTTTGTTCTGAATTAGAAGAAAAATTTCCTAAAACCACAAAAATATCTTCTAAATTCGGTTCAGGTTTATATATTGCAGAAAAAAATAAAAATGAAAATATATCATAA
- a CDS encoding arsenate reductase family protein, with protein sequence MKIYHNPRCKKSRAGLEYLEEKKISFTKIMYLKDEPFTDETLKSLLKKMNKTPLEIIRTQEKEYKDNFKGKIFTDDEWIKIMVKNPKFIQRPIIETENKAVLGDPPSNIEEIL encoded by the coding sequence ATGAAAATATATCATAATCCTCGTTGCAAAAAAAGTCGTGCAGGTTTAGAATATCTTGAAGAAAAGAAAATTAGCTTTACAAAAATAATGTATCTAAAAGATGAACCTTTTACTGACGAAACTTTAAAATCTCTTTTAAAAAAGATGAACAAAACACCTTTGGAAATAATAAGAACACAAGAAAAAGAATATAAAGATAATTTCAAAGGAAAAATCTTTACTGACGATGAATGGATAAAAATTATGGTCAAAAATCCTAAATTTATTCAACGCCCTATTATTGAAACCGAAAATAAAGCTGTTTTAGGAGATCCTCCGTCAAATATTGAAGAAATTTTATGA
- a CDS encoding DUF4924 family protein — MIISEELRRSNIAEYILYMWQIEDLMRTMNFNIEKIKTDIIDKYDISDEMKENMYNWYNGMLQMIELENIKKSGHLQVIINLVNDLNDLHLWLLNNPAEIKYRKIFELALPHIKALEERMQGTSINDIDVCLHGLYALMLLNLQKKEVLKDTKTALNTFKELISYLASKYHDREKNPDKYFQ; from the coding sequence ATGATAATATCAGAAGAATTAAGAAGAAGTAATATTGCAGAATATATTTTATATATGTGGCAAATAGAAGATTTAATGAGAACAATGAATTTCAACATTGAAAAAATTAAAACTGACATTATTGATAAGTATGATATTTCCGATGAAATGAAAGAAAACATGTACAACTGGTATAACGGTATGTTGCAAATGATTGAATTGGAAAACATTAAAAAATCAGGTCATTTACAAGTGATCATAAATTTAGTTAATGATCTTAACGACTTACATTTATGGCTATTAAACAATCCTGCGGAGATTAAATACCGAAAAATATTTGAACTTGCTTTACCTCATATTAAAGCATTAGAAGAAAGAATGCAAGGAACTTCAATAAACGATATTGATGTTTGTTTACACGGATTATATGCCTTAATGCTGTTAAACTTACAAAAAAAAGAAGTCTTAAAAGACACAAAAACAGCATTAAACACTTTTAAAGAACTAATATCTTATTTAGCATCAAAGTACCACGACCGCGAAAAAAATCCTGACAAATATTTTCAATAA